The Gemmatimonas sp. genomic interval GGGTCGTTGACGACTACCGCATCGGGACCAAGGGCCATGCCCGTGGCATACTCCAGTTCTCCCGGGTCGTGACGGCGACGCACGCGCTCCGCGCGACCAACGCGCTGATCACGGCCGATGCGGGCTATCACAGCAAGACGAATCTGGAGGCGCTCGCGGCGATGCGCGTCCCCGCGCTGATCGCCGACAACGAGATGCGCGGTCGAGATGAGCGCTTCGCGACGCAAGACCGGCACACCGTGCTACCGCATCCGCTGCACAACAAATCGGCGCCAGTGTCACCATCGTCGCCCTGCTTTACGCCGAATGACTTCGTGTACGACGCGGACGCACGCACCTGCACGTGTCCCGCGGGCAAGTCGCTGTACCGGAAGGGGCGTGCAAATATGACGAAGGACTACGTCGGCGAGCATGTTCGCGGCGCGAAGCGGGACGGCGTACCCTGCACCCTACGCGCCACGTGTCTGCGCTCGCCGGACGCCACCGCGGTCCGCAACGTGGCGTTCTTCCGCGGCCGCGTCGAGCCCGACACGCGGCACCCGCGCGACACGCACACCATGCGCATGAAGGCGCGCATCGATTCCGACACCGGTCGTGAGCAGTACGGGCGGCGATTCGCGACGGTGAAGCCGGTGTTTGCGAATCTGCGCCATAACAAACTATTGGATCGCTTCACACTGCACGGGCGCACGAAAGTCGATGGGCAATGGAAGCTGTTTTGCTTGGTGCACAACATTGAAAAACTCGCTTGCGCGGGATACGCGGCGTAAGCAGAGCGAGGAACACCACGCGTCGACGCGCAAAGCATGCGATACGACCGCGATTTGTACGAGCAATCATCGATGGGATCTACGCGGCGCTACGCCGCGCGCGTGCGCGCCTGCAAACGACTTATCCTACAACCTCACCGCTAAGCGTTCTGCTGCGAGCGCATCAGATCAAATGCGAGCGTAGCGAGCAATCCGAAACGCGCTTGTCAGTTGCAACGCGCTGTTCGGCATCATGGCTCCGGAATTTCGAGATCGCGGCAGATTTTTCGCGCGAGATAATCATTCACCTCACGATGGCGCGGGATAACGGACGTCCGACGCGCGGGGCGATTAACGAAGCCTGAGTGATTGCCGCCCTCCCGGAGGAGGACACAGCCGTGCGCCTCGACATGGCGCACGAGCTCGACGCGCTTCACGCGCTGAGGCGGAGGGGTTCGCGAATCACGGCGGCGCCCGCAAGGTCTTCTTCCGCCATGGCGCGATTAGCCTCCATCACGAGCACCACGGCCTCGCGTAAGTTGGCTCGCGCTTCGTCGAGTGTGGCACCTTGCGTATTGGCACCCCGCAGTTCCTCTACGAAGGCAATGTACCCTTCAGGTACCGCCTGATAGACAGCAGTCAGCTCTACGGCCATTGCGAACTCCGAGGTTGTTGGGACTCTTACAATGTATGGTCGCCACGGCTGAACCGCACGCGTGCATTACGCAACCCGCCGCATTGGGTCGGCCGGGCACTTGCCGCAGTTTGCACTGATCGTCCGAGCCGGCACGGCTCGTTGCCTGCTAGACATCCGCGCCCTGCTGTGGGGCCTGGTAACGATGCGGCAGGCGAACGACGCAAGGCAGCCGACGTCCGCGAGGAGCCCCGTCGCCAGCAGCGATCGGGTCGGTAACTCCGCGGGAAAGGCTACGAATGACGATGGTGCGGAATTGGCGATGGAGCGATCGCAGCTGACACTGGGACCGCGTCGACGGCTTGCCCATTGCTGAGCGCTCTCTGGCTGTCCCACGGGTCGGCTATCTCTGCCACTCACTGCGCGGCGATATCCGGCTCGCCTGGTATTCCGCGCGCGAGCCAGATCGCACCAATTGCACTGAGAACGGCGTGGACGATGATCGTGAACCGACGGAAGTCATTCGCCTCAGGGTGAGCAGAGTACAGCCAGTTGACGGCTTGGAGCATCAGACCAACGAGAATCCCAGCGATCATTCCGCGGACAAAGATCTGGCGTCGTGTCATCGATTCAAGATTGGTACGACGTGTGTGAATCGGGCCCCGTTCTGTGCATCAGGCGCAGGGTGATTACGAACGCCCTCTCAATCTGCGGCAAAGCTACCCAACTTGCTGACGCCGAACGCTGCGCTCTGCTGCAGCGACTCTCAACAAACAGCCGTGAACGGAGGCGCGCCAGCGCCGCAGTTACACGGCGCACCCCACCGTCGCTTTCGGCAGCAGCGAAACGTTATGCGCTCGCGCGCCGTTCGGCGGCAATGCGCTCCGCCAAGTAGACCTTGAGGAGCGACTGATACGGAACATCGCGCTGATTCGCCAAGACCTTGAGCTCGTCGAGGAGCCCTTGCGGGAGGCGCAGCGAGATCGTCGCGGTAGACGGCTTCAGATTCGGAAACGTGACGCGGGTCGCCTGCGGATACTCGAAATACTCAGACGTATCCGCCGTGGCCCAGAACGCGCGCTCTTCGTCTTCGGAGCGGAACGCCGGAATCGACTTACGGGGCTTCGTGCGGGATTTTGGCATATAGGGTTCGCTCCTTGCGACTCATCGGCCGGGCCGAAATCACGCGGACCAGATCGCGACGCACGGTGAAGATCACCGCGAGTCGCCGATCCGCCGCCGTACGGCCCAGCACGAGGTAGCGCGGCTCTCGGGTAGAGTGCTTGGCATCCTCGGCCAGCAGCACCGGCTCATAAAAAAAGACGTCCTCGGCTTCGTTCCGCGAGACCGCATGCCGAGCCCAGTTCTTCTCCGCATTCCCGCCGTCCCAGTCGAAGCCGGCCAGTCGGGCCGCGAAAGCGGAAAAGTCGGTCACCCTGAAAGTATATGCTGATCATATACAGAGCGCCAGTGGCCGCGATGCGCATGTCCATTCCTGCCTCGCTGCGCATAACGAGGCTGTAGGAAAAGTCCCGAAGCAAGCCAATGTGGAAACGGAACTTGATAGCACGCGACGGGTTCGTCCTGCGTCGAATGTGGTGTCGGTTCGCCTCGCTGTCGAGATCCTGCCATGGCCCGCTACAAGTCCCTCGATACCAACCCGCAGTTTCTGAGCGTCGACCTCGCGCGCCAGTTGCTGCCCGGCACGTTCGAGCACGCGCTGAACCACCTGCTCGACCACGAAGTGGATCTGGCGCACTTCGACGCGCGCTTCAAGAACGACGCCACCGGCGCGCCGGCGCCGGCGAGTCCGCAGGAAAACGGCGCGCATGAGCGCATGCATCGGGTCCTCAAAGCGAAAGTCACCAAGCCCGCCGCGGCCAACGCGAAACTGCAGCAACGGGTGCCCAACACGTTCGTACAGACCTACAACGAGGTGCGGCCCCACGAGGCGCTCAATGACGAGACCCCCGCCTCGCGCTGGCGCCCCTCCGCGAGACCGCTGCCAACGCGCATCATCCCACCAACCTATCCGGGCCATTTCGAAATCCGACGCGTGAGCACGGCCGGCACGTTTCGCTTACACAACGGCCAGCAGTTCTTAACCCAAGCACTCAACGGCGAGACCATCGGACTCGAGGAGGTGCAGGACGGCGTCTGGAACGTGATCTACTACGAGACGTTGCTCGGTCGATTTGACGAGCGCACCCGCACCATCACCGGCGCACCGTCTCTCAAGAAAGACTGTTAACGATGTCCCCGGACAAAGTGTCACCTATCTTCCCGACTGTTCACGGTGCGAAAGCCATCATGCCGGCTTTCGAAACTGCACGCTCCAGATGATCGCAAGCAGTTCTTCCTGTCCCTCTTCGGTGTTGGACTAGCCGCTTACCGTCAGCGGCATGATGGGTGAAGTGTCTCCCTGCCGTGCCCAGTGCGCCGCAGCGAGGTACTCGCCGGCCGGGCCGCGACCAAGAAGCACAGTGACCGCACGTCCCCCGATCTCAGTCGTGCATTTGCGCACCTCGTCGAGTGAACGGAGAGCGGACAAATCGTTCGCGCTTGCTCCGTACTCGAAGCCGAGAATCACTTCGCCCCGCCTCCAGCCCGATACTTCGGCGCTGGTTGGCGTGTCGAACTTGACGAACGAGCGCGGTACCCGCAGAGAGAACGCGCTGGCTGACACTTCAGACGCATCAGTGACGCCGTGAGACGGGCGCTCGCACGGCAACGCAGAGGCGTCGTTAGCGTCGTTCGAGAAGCCGGCGAGAAAAGCGGTGAGCAGAAACGCGAGGAACATCAGAGACCGGGTTTGGGTTGCATAACGCTAGCTTCTGCAGCGGGCGATCAAATAAGGCGCGAGCGAAGCGAGCATCCACTTCGCCCGGGATCTTGCACCACTTTCGTGGACATTCGTTGATTATGCTGCGCAACGCTCGAAGGCGATAGGAGAAGTGTAGTTCAAGCTGGAGTGCAGTCGCGTGCGGTTGTAGTAGCGGATGTACTGACGGAGCGCGGTGCGAAGCGCGTGATCGGTGAGAAAGGTGACACCACGCGTCAGTTCGGCCTTGAGCGAGTGCCAGAACGACTCCGCGTGCGCGTTGTCGCCAGGCCCTCGAACACTGGCGCTCTGGCGCATGCCGTGGGCCACGACGGCGTCACAGAAGGCCGCCCCCATGTATTCCGTGCCGCGATCGCTGTGAAAGATCACCCCCACCGCAGGTCGTCGGCGCACGGCCGCGCCGAGCACCGCGCACGTGACGGCTGACGTACGGCGCCGCGTCAACGACCACGCCAAGACGCGGCGGGAATACTGATCCATCACGATCGCGAGGTACCACCAGCAGCCCGCCACCTTGAAGTACGTGATGTCGCCGACCCACACCTGATTGGTCGCGGTTACGGTGGTCTTCCAGAGCAAGTTCGGATGGCGGGCATACCGCTGATGCACGGCGGCCTTCGCGCGATACCCGCGCACGGCTTTGGCCCGCAGGCCGGCGGCCGCCATGAGTCGCGCGACCCGACGGCGACTGACCGGCCAGCCAGCGTCTACCAGTGCGCGGTGTAGCCGTGGACTGCCGTACCGCTCGTGATGGCGCGTGAACAAGCGGACAAGCTCGGTGGTCAAGCGTCGGTCCTGTTTCGCATGGTCACTTACTCCGCGGGCGCGCCAGGCATAAAAGCCACTTGGCGTGACGTCGAAGCGGTGACACCGCCACGTCACGCGGAACTGCGTGCAGTGCGCGTCAATGAAGGCGAACGTTTCGCCCGTTGAGCGGAACAGAACCGAATGGCTTTTTTAAGAGTTCGTGCTCCTGCTGCAGCTCGGCATACCGCTGCTCGAGCGCCTGCAGCTGCGCGATCTCACGCGCCGGGCCAGGTGGCGGCGCCTTGACCGCGCGCCCGCCAACCATCCCGTCGCGTACGTCCTTCCGCCACTTCGACAGCATGAAGGGATGAATCTCTAGCGCGGCGGCTACCGTCTTGACCTGCATGCCCGGCTGTTGACTGAGACGAACGGCCGTCTGCTTAAACTCGTCCGTGTACTTGTACAGCTTGCGCGGTCCCGATCGTGGCACGTGTAACTCCCATTCTCGTTAGGTGGAAGTGTACACGAAACTGATGCAAGAGCCCTCGCCAGCAGCAAGCATCGTTATGCAGTCGCGGACTACGGACTAGCCTCACGACCGTAACCGTCCTTGAACGGTAGCACCTTGGCACCGCCACTCAGGGACCAAGAGCCAGCGAAATACCGACAGGTTGGTTC includes:
- a CDS encoding transposase codes for the protein MTATHALRATNALITADAGYHSKTNLEALAAMRVPALIADNEMRGRDERFATQDRHTVLPHPLHNKSAPVSPSSPCFTPNDFVYDADARTCTCPAGKSLYRKGRANMTKDYVGEHVRGAKRDGVPCTLRATCLRSPDATAVRNVAFFRGRVEPDTRHPRDTHTMRMKARIDSDTGREQYGRRFATVKPVFANLRHNKLLDRFTLHGRTKVDGQWKLFCLVHNIEKLACAGYAA
- a CDS encoding type II toxin-antitoxin system HicA family toxin, which gives rise to MKRVELVRHVEAHGCVLLREGGNHSGFVNRPARRTSVIPRHREVNDYLARKICRDLEIPEP
- a CDS encoding type II toxin-antitoxin system HicB family antitoxin — its product is MAVELTAVYQAVPEGYIAFVEELRGANTQGATLDEARANLREAVVLVMEANRAMAEEDLAGAAVIREPLRLSA
- a CDS encoding BrnA antitoxin family protein; amino-acid sequence: MPKSRTKPRKSIPAFRSEDEERAFWATADTSEYFEYPQATRVTFPNLKPSTATISLRLPQGLLDELKVLANQRDVPYQSLLKVYLAERIAAERRASA
- a CDS encoding BrnT family toxin, with protein sequence MTDFSAFAARLAGFDWDGGNAEKNWARHAVSRNEAEDVFFYEPVLLAEDAKHSTREPRYLVLGRTAADRRLAVIFTVRRDLVRVISARPMSRKERTLYAKIPHEAP
- a CDS encoding integrase core domain-containing protein, with protein sequence MARYKSLDTNPQFLSVDLARQLLPGTFEHALNHLLDHEVDLAHFDARFKNDATGAPAPASPQENGAHERMHRVLKAKVTKPAAANAKLQQRVPNTFVQTYNEVRPHEALNDETPASRWRPSARPLPTRIIPPTYPGHFEIRRVSTAGTFRLHNGQQFLTQALNGETIGLEEVQDGVWNVIYYETLLGRFDERTRTITGAPSLKKDC
- a CDS encoding IS3 family transposase, which produces MTWRCHRFDVTPSGFYAWRARGVSDHAKQDRRLTTELVRLFTRHHERYGSPRLHRALVDAGWPVSRRRVARLMAAAGLRAKAVRGYRAKAAVHQRYARHPNLLWKTTVTATNQVWVGDITYFKVAGCWWYLAIVMDQYSRRVLAWSLTRRRTSAVTCAVLGAAVRRRPAVGVIFHSDRGTEYMGAAFCDAVVAHGMRQSASVRGPGDNAHAESFWHSLKAELTRGVTFLTDHALRTALRQYIRYYNRTRLHSSLNYTSPIAFERCAA
- a CDS encoding transposase is translated as MPRSGPRKLYKYTDEFKQTAVRLSQQPGMQVKTVAAALEIHPFMLSKWRKDVRDGMVGGRAVKAPPPGPAREIAQLQALEQRYAELQQEHELLKKPFGSVPLNGRNVRLH